A single window of Chloracidobacterium sp. DNA harbors:
- a CDS encoding beta-lactamase family protein: MKNTYTKPNRTLRLRFSFCVAAAAFVLCTLCIPAFGQTVDIKKVVADLEPAIRQAMIEGNIPSASIALISGDKVIWTAGYGESNLWARTPATPNTVYLIGSTFKAMSTYALLQLMDQGKFKLDDPVRKYLDFDIQGDDPKNPVTFRHLLTHTSGLEGDFGAVPLWSNNDVIKLDDFVRKSLKVAFPPMTKVEYSNAAFTLVGYLVEKLSGVPYRQYMQEHVWTPLEMTSTGFDPTPSMDERIAVPYVIDKATGRQTPATRIRAAVYPAGITYGTILDQSNWLITNLNGGEFKGKRILSEATFNQMVTRQFDQFKGGIEGIWGNETAGFGLTWWTQVRDGDRYFAHSGSLSGYTSFLLGNRDRKFGFAILTNGHQAHQHLFKLADRAMDLMKKYSTTTIAAVPKDLEKNK, translated from the coding sequence ATGAAGAATACATATACCAAACCGAATAGAACCTTACGTTTAAGGTTTAGCTTTTGTGTCGCCGCCGCGGCGTTTGTCCTCTGTACTCTCTGCATCCCGGCGTTTGGCCAAACCGTCGATATAAAGAAGGTTGTGGCGGATCTCGAACCCGCAATTCGTCAGGCGATGATCGAGGGGAATATTCCATCGGCATCAATTGCATTGATCTCGGGCGACAAAGTGATTTGGACCGCTGGCTACGGCGAATCAAATCTCTGGGCCCGAACGCCTGCGACTCCAAACACCGTCTATCTGATCGGTTCTACGTTTAAGGCAATGTCCACGTATGCGCTGTTGCAGCTAATGGATCAGGGTAAATTCAAGCTGGATGATCCGGTTCGCAAATATTTGGATTTTGATATCCAGGGCGACGACCCGAAAAACCCTGTGACCTTTCGGCATCTGTTAACTCACACATCTGGATTAGAAGGCGATTTCGGAGCGGTTCCGCTCTGGAGCAACAACGATGTGATAAAACTGGACGACTTCGTTCGTAAATCACTAAAGGTAGCTTTCCCGCCGATGACGAAGGTCGAATATTCGAACGCGGCCTTCACGCTGGTTGGATATTTGGTTGAAAAATTGTCGGGCGTACCATACCGGCAATATATGCAGGAACACGTCTGGACGCCGCTTGAGATGACGAGTACGGGATTTGACCCGACCCCGAGTATGGACGAGCGGATCGCGGTGCCTTATGTCATCGACAAGGCAACCGGCCGACAAACGCCTGCGACTCGCATCAGGGCCGCAGTTTATCCGGCAGGCATTACTTACGGCACTATCCTGGATCAATCCAATTGGCTGATAACAAATCTAAATGGTGGGGAATTCAAGGGAAAAAGAATCTTAAGTGAAGCAACGTTTAACCAGATGGTGACGCGGCAATTTGATCAATTCAAAGGCGGGATCGAGGGCATTTGGGGAAATGAAACCGCCGGTTTCGGTTTGACCTGGTGGACGCAGGTGAGAGACGGCGACAGATATTTTGCCCACAGCGGCAGCCTTTCCGGATACACGTCATTTTTGCTTGGTAACCGTGATCGCAAATTTGGTTTCGCGATCCTAACAAATGGCCACCAAGCGCATCAGCATCTTTTTAAGTTGGCCGACCGGGCTATGGATCTGATGAAGAAATACTCGACCACGACGATAGCCGCCGTACCTAAAGATTTGGAGAAAAATAAATGA
- a CDS encoding CocE/NonD family hydrolase yields MRIQQGRSSVSKIRALVLATFALSILFAALSPVYAKRAAPVYSKTDAMVAMRDGVRLYTKIFTPDITSEKLPILLLRTPYGVGDLTSEQLNAALPELSKDGYIVVQQDIRGRFKSEGQFVMLRQPRDPKDKQAIDESTDTYDSIEWLLKNTKNNNGRVGLSGTSYGGWLTVMGMLDPHPALKAIVPQASPADMWLGDDFHHNGAFRLSYGFAYTYMMETSKEVVSPSQVIDKRDEYEWFLDLGPLSNVDPKYLKDKYPTWNDFEEHPDYDAFWKRQAFAPWLNKVTVPTLNVAGWWDQEDFYGPIKIYELLEKHDTNNQNFLVVGPWNHGGFSRGDGDKLDRIKFGSATADYFRKNVRAPFLAHYLKDKPDPKLPEALTFRTGDNEWIRHDTWAPKEASVKNLYLQADKKLSFDSPKAARAVFDEYVSDPANPVPYRPRPMEVGMGAEWRIWQVQDQRFAEYRPDVLTFKSEPLTEDVTVSGKIVANIFASTSGTDSDWIVKFIDVYPDKFESEPSMSGFQLMIAGDVFRGRYYKGWEKSNPIPANSVQKYQITYPANDHTFKKGHRIMVQIQSTWFPVIDRNPQKFVPNIFKATESDFQKATQRIYRSGKNASYIALPVISK; encoded by the coding sequence GTGAGAATTCAACAAGGACGAAGTTCAGTATCGAAAATTCGGGCATTGGTCCTCGCGACATTCGCTCTCAGCATCCTGTTCGCGGCATTGTCGCCGGTTTACGCAAAACGTGCGGCGCCCGTTTATTCAAAAACCGATGCGATGGTCGCAATGCGCGATGGCGTTCGACTTTACACAAAGATCTTTACCCCAGACATTACGAGCGAGAAATTGCCGATACTGTTGCTGAGGACGCCCTATGGCGTCGGCGATCTCACTTCGGAGCAACTCAATGCTGCTCTTCCTGAACTGTCAAAAGATGGTTACATAGTCGTTCAACAGGATATTCGCGGCAGGTTCAAGTCCGAAGGCCAATTCGTGATGCTTCGCCAACCGCGCGATCCAAAAGATAAACAGGCGATCGACGAGAGCACCGACACGTATGACTCGATCGAATGGCTACTAAAAAACACCAAGAATAATAATGGCCGCGTTGGTTTGTCGGGCACGAGTTATGGTGGATGGCTGACAGTGATGGGAATGCTCGATCCGCATCCGGCGCTAAAGGCGATCGTGCCTCAGGCTTCGCCGGCTGATATGTGGCTGGGCGACGATTTTCATCATAACGGAGCTTTTCGTTTGAGTTACGGGTTTGCATACACGTATATGATGGAAACTTCGAAAGAAGTGGTAAGCCCGTCACAGGTGATCGACAAACGCGACGAATACGAGTGGTTTCTTGATCTAGGCCCACTCTCCAATGTCGATCCAAAATACTTGAAGGATAAATATCCGACGTGGAACGATTTTGAGGAGCACCCGGATTACGATGCGTTTTGGAAACGGCAGGCGTTTGCTCCGTGGCTAAATAAAGTGACGGTTCCGACGCTGAATGTCGCCGGGTGGTGGGATCAGGAGGATTTTTATGGGCCGATAAAGATCTACGAACTGCTCGAAAAACACGATACCAATAATCAGAATTTTCTAGTGGTCGGTCCGTGGAATCACGGCGGATTCTCGCGTGGCGACGGCGATAAATTGGATCGCATCAAATTCGGAAGCGCAACGGCGGATTATTTCCGCAAGAATGTCCGGGCTCCATTCCTCGCACATTACTTAAAGGACAAGCCTGATCCGAAGCTGCCGGAAGCTCTGACATTCCGAACCGGTGATAACGAATGGATCAGGCACGATACTTGGGCACCGAAAGAAGCCAGCGTCAAAAACCTCTATTTGCAGGCAGACAAAAAACTCTCGTTTGACTCGCCGAAAGCGGCACGCGCCGTATTTGATGAATATGTTTCAGATCCGGCAAATCCGGTACCATATCGCCCGCGTCCGATGGAAGTCGGTATGGGAGCCGAGTGGCGGATCTGGCAGGTTCAGGATCAACGCTTTGCCGAATATCGGCCCGATGTTCTTACCTTTAAGTCAGAGCCTCTGACCGAGGACGTGACCGTTTCGGGAAAGATAGTCGCAAATATCTTTGCCTCGACGAGCGGAACCGACAGTGATTGGATCGTGAAATTCATCGATGTTTATCCGGATAAATTTGAGTCCGAGCCTAGTATGAGCGGCTTTCAATTAATGATCGCCGGCGATGTCTTTCGCGGTCGATATTATAAAGGCTGGGAAAAATCTAATCCGATTCCGGCAAACTCCGTTCAAAAATATCAGATCACGTATCCGGCAAACGATCACACGTTTAAGAAGGGCCACCGCATTATGGTGCAGATCCAGAGCACTTGGTTTCCGGTCATCGACCGTAATCCGCAGAAATTCGTGCCGAACATTTTTAAGGCGACGGAATCTGATTTTCAAAAGGCAACCCAACGAATCTATCGCTCGGGCAAAAATGCGTCTTATATAGCTTTGCCCGTTATTTCCAAATAG
- a CDS encoding PD40 domain-containing protein, with product MTVRHLVLAFLMSVAFFSIAMAQGTRMLRHPAVSRDLVAFAYAGDIWTVSRSGGKALRLTATPGVETEPYFSPDGSKIAFTATVGGNTDVYVVATSGGDPKRMTYSPSEDHVRGWMPDGQRILFSSVRGNAPLESHWRLWTISVNGGMPEPLQLSRAFTGAYSGDGQRLAYEEFSTTMFPPWQETSFWRHYRGGRTHPISVINLADNSISKLPWTNSNDSSPMWIGNTIYFVSDRNFTANLFSYDTGSKQVKQVSNHNDFDVMTASAGSDAVVYEQAGYIHLVDAKTGKSQQLNIEVTGDFPWAQTQFKKVGDMIRSSALSPSGVRVAFEARGDIFTVPTGKGDYRNLTNSSGAHDRDPAWSPDGNQLAWFSDPTGEYQLMIGDASGLNAPRVIALPTTAYFQNPIWSPNGEQLVVEDNHSNLWTMDVKTGTFAKIDTDNDPVPSATFNASWSPDSKWITYSRNLNSRLSAIFVYSVDEKKTRQITDGLADAISPAFDAGGKYLYFLASTNFGPKTSWLDMSSIDHPTDRSAYLVVLPSDEPSPLIPETGDEPKPASPSDAPKGKPAAGATAVRIDFAGINNRILPLSVRAANLSSLNAGPVGTFFYTELVPEIGAFRLHKYTVAAGAAMPFMDGISQYSVSADGKKLIYAARGGRFGVVGTTAPAKPGEGALNTAQLEMKVDPRAEWANIFRETWRIQREYFYDEKMQGADWNAVYKKYLPLLASVQHRSDLGYLIAQTGGELTVGHSYLSGSGDVPSDNPVSVGLLGADIKVENGKYRLSRIYTGENWNPELRAPLSAPGIDAREGDYVLAVNGKPIDTSANFYSFFEGMANRQIVLRLNDQPTPEGSRLVTVVPIASENGIRTRGWVEDNRRLVDKLSGGRLAYVWLPNTGGPGYTSFVRYFYAQQNKEGTVVDERYNQGGMVADFIVNELDRKPMGSFAVRDGNTFFSPIAGVYGPKVMVINESAGSGGDALPFYFKLRKLGPLVGTRTWGGLVGTLGVPPTIDGGGITAPSLAFYNLEGKWDVENIGVSADINVENTPIENGKDAQLERAVAEAMKLLQTEPLKRTPRPAPIDRVSKP from the coding sequence ATGACAGTTCGACATCTAGTCCTCGCTTTTCTCATGAGTGTGGCTTTTTTCTCAATTGCCATGGCCCAAGGAACGCGAATGCTGCGGCACCCGGCAGTGAGCCGCGACCTCGTCGCATTTGCATACGCGGGGGACATATGGACCGTCTCGCGAAGCGGCGGTAAGGCTCTTCGATTGACGGCAACTCCCGGTGTTGAGACCGAACCGTATTTTTCACCTGACGGCTCGAAGATCGCGTTTACGGCCACAGTCGGCGGAAATACGGACGTATACGTTGTGGCAACATCCGGCGGTGACCCGAAGCGTATGACGTATAGCCCCTCCGAAGATCATGTGCGTGGGTGGATGCCGGATGGTCAGAGGATCTTGTTTTCGTCGGTGCGAGGCAATGCTCCGCTTGAGTCACACTGGCGGCTATGGACCATTAGCGTGAACGGCGGAATGCCGGAACCACTACAATTGTCCAGAGCATTTACAGGCGCCTATTCAGGCGACGGACAGCGATTGGCGTATGAGGAATTTTCGACCACGATGTTCCCGCCGTGGCAGGAGACAAGTTTCTGGCGCCATTACCGCGGCGGTCGTACACATCCGATATCGGTGATCAATCTAGCTGATAATTCGATCTCAAAGCTGCCGTGGACAAACAGCAACGACAGCTCGCCAATGTGGATCGGCAATACCATATATTTCGTGTCCGACCGTAATTTTACAGCCAATCTCTTTAGTTACGACACCGGCAGCAAGCAAGTAAAACAGGTTAGCAACCATAACGACTTTGACGTTATGACGGCATCTGCCGGATCGGACGCTGTCGTGTATGAGCAGGCGGGTTATATCCATCTCGTTGATGCAAAAACAGGAAAGTCTCAGCAACTAAATATCGAAGTAACCGGCGATTTTCCGTGGGCACAAACGCAATTTAAGAAAGTTGGCGATATGATCCGTAGCTCCGCGCTTTCCCCGAGCGGTGTTCGGGTAGCGTTTGAAGCTCGCGGTGATATCTTCACCGTGCCGACCGGTAAAGGCGATTACCGCAATCTTACAAATAGTTCGGGCGCACACGATCGCGATCCGGCGTGGTCGCCGGATGGAAACCAATTAGCGTGGTTTTCCGACCCGACGGGCGAATACCAGCTGATGATCGGCGATGCATCAGGATTGAACGCACCGCGCGTCATTGCGTTGCCGACGACTGCCTACTTCCAAAATCCGATCTGGTCGCCAAACGGCGAGCAACTCGTGGTCGAGGACAATCACAGCAACCTCTGGACGATGGATGTAAAGACCGGCACTTTTGCCAAGATCGATACGGACAACGATCCGGTTCCGAGCGCAACTTTTAACGCGTCGTGGTCGCCGGACTCTAAATGGATAACATATTCAAGAAATCTGAACAGCCGTCTGAGTGCGATCTTTGTCTATTCAGTTGACGAGAAAAAGACGCGGCAAATAACCGATGGGCTGGCCGATGCGATCTCCCCCGCGTTCGACGCCGGCGGTAAGTATCTATATTTCCTGGCGAGCACCAATTTCGGCCCGAAAACGAGCTGGCTAGATATGAGCTCGATCGATCATCCGACGGATAGATCGGCATATCTTGTCGTGCTGCCATCGGATGAGCCTTCACCGTTGATCCCCGAAACGGGCGACGAACCGAAGCCGGCGTCGCCATCCGATGCTCCCAAGGGCAAACCGGCCGCCGGTGCCACTGCGGTGCGAATCGACTTTGCCGGCATCAACAACCGAATCCTGCCGCTAAGCGTTCGGGCCGCTAACCTCAGCAGTCTTAACGCGGGACCGGTAGGCACATTTTTCTACACGGAATTGGTTCCCGAGATCGGCGCTTTCCGATTGCACAAATATACGGTCGCGGCCGGTGCCGCGATGCCGTTTATGGACGGGATCAGCCAATATTCGGTATCGGCAGATGGCAAAAAGCTCATCTATGCGGCTCGCGGCGGACGATTCGGCGTTGTCGGCACGACGGCACCTGCCAAACCCGGCGAAGGAGCTCTCAATACCGCACAACTTGAAATGAAGGTTGATCCGCGAGCCGAGTGGGCGAACATCTTCCGAGAGACCTGGCGGATACAGCGTGAATATTTCTACGACGAGAAAATGCAAGGCGCCGATTGGAACGCCGTTTACAAGAAATATCTTCCGTTGCTAGCGTCTGTCCAGCATCGCAGCGATCTTGGCTATTTGATCGCCCAAACGGGCGGCGAATTGACGGTCGGACACTCGTATCTTTCCGGTTCGGGCGATGTCCCGTCCGACAATCCCGTTTCCGTCGGTCTGCTTGGTGCGGACATCAAGGTCGAGAATGGGAAGTATCGCCTGAGCCGGATCTACACCGGTGAGAACTGGAATCCCGAACTACGGGCTCCGCTGAGCGCTCCTGGAATCGACGCGAGAGAGGGCGATTATGTTCTCGCGGTAAACGGCAAACCGATCGACACGAGCGCTAATTTCTATAGCTTTTTTGAGGGCATGGCAAATCGGCAGATCGTACTCAGGTTAAATGACCAGCCAACACCGGAAGGTTCAAGGCTCGTTACGGTTGTTCCGATAGCGAGCGAAAATGGAATCAGGACACGCGGTTGGGTCGAAGACAATCGCCGCCTGGTGGACAAACTTTCGGGTGGCCGTCTTGCCTACGTTTGGCTGCCAAACACTGGCGGGCCGGGATATACATCGTTCGTCCGCTACTTTTACGCTCAGCAGAACAAGGAAGGAACGGTTGTTGACGAACGATACAATCAGGGCGGCATGGTCGCGGATTTCATCGTCAATGAACTCGACCGCAAGCCGATGGGTTCATTTGCTGTTCGCGATGGCAATACATTTTTCTCACCGATCGCAGGTGTTTACGGCCCGAAAGTTATGGTGATCAACGAATCAGCCGGCTCCGGCGGCGACGCGTTGCCATTTTACTTCAAGCTGCGCAAACTCGGTCCGCTCGTGGGAACACGGACGTGGGGCGGCCTCGTCGGAACACTGGGCGTGCCGCCAACGATCGACGGCGGCGGGATAACGGCGCCAAGCCTCGCGTTCTATAACCTTGAGGGTAAATGGGATGTTGAAAATATCGGAGTATCAGCTGATATCAATGTCGAGAATACACCGATCGAAAATGGCAAAGACGCGCAGCTGGAGCGGGCAGTCGCCGAAGCAATGAAGCTATTGCAGACAGAACCTCTCAAGCGTACGCCGCGACCGGCGCCGATCGATCGCGTATCGAAACCTTAA
- a CDS encoding TonB-dependent receptor yields the protein MRKIKFIVSSCVVLMVIGLFSVVRSQTTTSNIEGTVTDPNGAVVAGATVKATGANSAAERTAVTDSAGFYRLVALPAGTYKVTVSQPGFGTATFNVELTVNRTGVLNAKLDVGATGVEVTVTSELPLLEPTASSTGSTVTPRQIQDLPVNGREYLDLLQLVPGVAINRQSSGDNASPVLGERSGNNNFLIDGQPNKDTVNGGAAAQFNQETIAEFQVLTSAYKAEFGQASGAIVNVITKSGGNQFHGVGSFFHRNDSFDSSNSLSSTSIKPALRRYDYSLALGGPIWKDKMFFFGSSERIQEDRGIDFNYPALPPNLLSLLQTQEDPLDGPAIGRETRNFFKLNENFGRHQLNQQVNYTNGYDRAAGAGLPSTRRSTSARHLLLGFGDTMILGDQGNPWVVTLRGSYRGEPSDDQPAFPQFTGTTSLQPFPAQQTCPPTCGFFSTLPSVVFGSLSTRSFLDQKYTSVGANVGKRFGDHEIKFGWQYLRTKVDGLDPNNIATQLYATIDDFVNFGPINSGIILLANTGAVTPEKAKIRLNNNYNGVFVQDDWKILKNLTVNLGLRYEKDSEFAADKNFAPRLGVAWAITPKTVIRANYGVFFDQFRLGLVANIPSFGGSDRRGGQSLYFPRGFYGSPSLVSSIARFSGLPGPCISNQLTDAQIITLGTTCPLIGGPIVGVDRLNNVVAVGHAPIPANAVLNISNVQTLTGLTPAQYLTQAAAAIGQPDGYFQWGEFGVLNNPVIPAQSTPTTVDSTFNTPQTRGFSIGFQRQITNDIVFQADYFHRDIRNLLGTRTSNLAFRSRVAGIGRSFDAPNTLGEIATFGPFFKGKYDALVLSLDKRLSHRFSLGGSYTYAKATDNSLGIGTRSTDQFIGIAPVVVEPCASGNPGCVQQTNANGSFVSRNGNFVAQAGTFVNGPDLDKGPSSLALDHIFQFNGLLELPWQIQIGGIFRAQSGFHFSKFDNLNRDPDGNGNFNSIDFTAGRNAFSAAPYVNFDMRFSKRFDVGERVKVQVLFEFFNILNRQNPAAIQNRDTIPTQAFGSTTQVLSGREGQIGFRISF from the coding sequence ATGCGAAAGATTAAATTTATTGTCAGTTCTTGCGTCGTGTTAATGGTGATCGGACTTTTCTCAGTTGTGAGGTCCCAAACTACGACTTCAAACATTGAGGGAACGGTTACGGATCCCAATGGCGCGGTCGTCGCTGGTGCTACTGTAAAGGCGACTGGGGCGAACTCTGCCGCTGAACGCACCGCCGTTACCGACAGCGCGGGTTTCTACCGTCTTGTTGCTCTTCCGGCCGGTACTTATAAGGTGACTGTTTCACAACCAGGGTTTGGCACCGCCACGTTTAACGTCGAACTGACGGTAAATCGCACGGGTGTCTTAAATGCCAAACTGGACGTTGGGGCAACTGGCGTCGAAGTTACGGTGACCAGCGAACTACCATTGCTGGAACCTACGGCGTCATCCACCGGTTCTACGGTAACTCCGAGGCAGATACAAGATTTGCCCGTAAATGGTCGCGAATATCTTGATCTGCTTCAGCTTGTTCCCGGCGTGGCAATCAACCGGCAGTCGAGCGGCGACAATGCCAGTCCGGTTCTAGGCGAACGAAGTGGAAATAACAACTTTCTAATTGACGGACAGCCTAATAAAGACACCGTTAACGGTGGAGCGGCGGCTCAGTTCAATCAGGAGACGATCGCAGAATTTCAGGTGCTTACATCGGCCTACAAGGCGGAATTTGGACAGGCATCCGGAGCGATCGTGAACGTTATCACCAAAAGTGGCGGTAACCAATTCCACGGTGTAGGGTCATTTTTTCACCGAAACGACAGCTTCGATTCGTCAAACTCGTTAAGTTCCACAAGTATTAAACCCGCACTGCGACGTTACGATTACAGTCTCGCTCTCGGCGGCCCTATCTGGAAAGACAAGATGTTTTTCTTTGGCTCGTCCGAACGTATCCAGGAAGATCGAGGAATTGATTTCAACTATCCTGCTCTGCCGCCCAATCTGCTGTCGTTGCTCCAAACTCAGGAGGATCCATTGGATGGCCCGGCTATTGGCCGTGAGACCAGAAACTTTTTTAAGCTTAACGAAAACTTCGGGCGGCATCAGTTGAATCAACAAGTAAATTATACCAATGGCTACGATCGTGCAGCGGGTGCAGGTTTACCGTCAACGAGAAGGTCGACAAGCGCTCGACATCTGCTCCTCGGATTTGGGGACACTATGATACTTGGGGATCAGGGCAATCCGTGGGTAGTTACGTTGCGAGGTTCGTACCGCGGTGAGCCGTCGGACGATCAACCGGCATTTCCGCAGTTCACCGGAACCACATCATTGCAGCCGTTTCCCGCACAGCAAACTTGTCCCCCGACGTGCGGTTTTTTCTCGACTCTACCATCCGTGGTTTTCGGCAGTCTCTCGACGCGATCGTTTCTGGATCAGAAATACACATCGGTTGGAGCCAATGTCGGCAAACGCTTCGGTGATCATGAAATTAAGTTCGGATGGCAGTATTTGAGAACCAAGGTGGACGGGCTCGATCCGAATAATATCGCTACGCAGCTTTATGCAACGATCGATGATTTTGTAAATTTTGGCCCAATTAACAGCGGCATTATCCTGCTTGCCAATACAGGGGCTGTCACACCCGAAAAAGCTAAAATTCGACTAAATAACAATTACAATGGTGTTTTTGTTCAGGACGACTGGAAGATCCTAAAGAATCTGACCGTGAATCTCGGGCTTCGCTACGAAAAGGACAGCGAGTTCGCGGCGGACAAGAATTTTGCCCCGCGGCTCGGCGTTGCGTGGGCGATTACGCCTAAAACGGTTATTCGGGCGAATTACGGGGTCTTTTTCGACCAGTTCCGGTTGGGACTTGTCGCCAATATCCCTTCGTTCGGCGGCAGTGACCGCCGAGGTGGTCAGTCACTTTATTTTCCCCGCGGTTTCTATGGCTCGCCTAGTTTGGTGTCGAGTATCGCCCGCTTTTCAGGCCTTCCAGGCCCCTGCATCTCCAATCAGCTAACCGATGCCCAGATCATTACTTTGGGGACAACTTGCCCCCTAATTGGAGGTCCGATCGTCGGAGTTGATCGATTGAACAATGTCGTCGCCGTGGGACATGCACCCATACCTGCCAATGCAGTACTAAACATCAGCAATGTGCAAACTCTTACCGGCCTCACGCCCGCTCAATATCTCACCCAGGCCGCGGCGGCAATCGGCCAGCCTGATGGCTACTTTCAATGGGGAGAATTTGGTGTGTTGAACAATCCGGTCATTCCCGCGCAATCTACTCCTACAACTGTTGATAGCACATTCAACACGCCGCAGACGCGCGGTTTCAGCATTGGTTTCCAGCGGCAGATCACAAACGACATCGTGTTTCAGGCGGATTACTTTCACCGGGACATTCGTAACCTCCTCGGTACCAGAACCAGCAATCTCGCATTCCGATCCCGTGTCGCGGGCATCGGTCGCAGCTTTGATGCGCCAAACACACTTGGAGAAATTGCTACGTTTGGACCGTTCTTCAAGGGAAAATATGACGCACTGGTATTGAGTCTGGATAAACGTTTGAGCCATCGCTTTAGCCTTGGTGGCAGTTACACGTACGCTAAAGCGACTGACAATTCGCTCGGTATTGGGACAAGGTCCACGGATCAATTCATTGGTATCGCTCCGGTTGTTGTCGAACCATGCGCATCCGGTAACCCTGGTTGTGTACAGCAGACAAACGCGAACGGTTCCTTCGTCAGCAGAAACGGTAACTTTGTTGCCCAGGCCGGGACATTTGTGAATGGCCCTGATCTGGACAAAGGCCCGTCAAGTTTGGCGCTGGATCATATTTTCCAGTTCAACGGGCTTTTAGAGCTACCGTGGCAAATTCAGATCGGCGGGATATTTAGGGCACAGAGCGGATTTCATTTTAGCAAATTCGATAATCTGAACCGAGACCCGGACGGCAACGGTAATTTTAACAGCATCGATTTTACGGCCGGTCGTAATGCGTTTTCGGCAGCTCCGTACGTCAATTTCGATATGCGTTTTTCAAAGCGGTTCGATGTCGGTGAACGGGTCAAGGTACAGGTGTTGTTCGAATTCTTCAATATCCTGAACCGTCAAAATCCGGCTGCGATCCAGAACCGTGACACGATCCCTACTCAGGCCTTCGGTTCGACGACGCAGGTATTGTCGGGACGGGAAGGTCAAATTGGATTTAGAATCTCGTTCTAA
- a CDS encoding MurR/RpiR family transcriptional regulator, with protein MDTKGRKKEFKSRNSAGVFAGDATGNATDTAESLNGNDVQTKLEARFLDTQTELSSSRQRLLSQILAEADETFYLSSREMGRRYNVDSATIVRTIQAMGYKKFADFAHDLRNHFVTQITPYASMREATQKHRSVADYVNNSIDKDLENLNLLKSSIDVEKVVEIAKQIHGMRRIIIVGIDFAASLATSFAYGLVRLGCDAEAPMGTTGSLQNKISILTEKDLFVAISFGKCLRETVEAVERAKRHNVPTLGITDSVKTPIARLCDQYIVASTARASFIDSYVAPVAAINAILIAYAHSQPKRALKLLEEFDRESTSGSRWYGAKENSAAEAAKIMRSNE; from the coding sequence ATGGATACGAAAGGGCGAAAAAAAGAATTTAAGAGTCGGAATAGTGCGGGCGTATTCGCCGGCGATGCTACCGGAAATGCAACAGACACGGCGGAAAGCCTGAATGGCAATGACGTGCAAACGAAGCTTGAAGCACGTTTCTTAGATACCCAAACTGAATTAAGCTCAAGCCGACAGCGACTATTGAGCCAGATACTGGCCGAAGCTGACGAGACGTTTTACCTCTCGTCACGTGAGATGGGAAGGCGTTACAACGTCGATTCGGCTACGATCGTTCGCACGATCCAGGCGATGGGGTATAAAAAATTCGCCGACTTTGCTCACGATCTGCGTAATCATTTCGTTACGCAGATCACCCCATACGCGTCAATGAGGGAGGCAACGCAAAAGCATCGGAGCGTTGCCGATTACGTTAACAACAGCATTGATAAAGATCTCGAGAATCTGAACCTACTAAAGTCGAGTATAGATGTCGAGAAAGTCGTCGAGATAGCAAAGCAAATTCACGGAATGCGGCGGATCATCATTGTGGGTATAGATTTTGCTGCGTCGCTGGCTACATCCTTCGCTTATGGGCTCGTACGATTGGGATGCGATGCCGAGGCTCCGATGGGAACTACTGGCTCTTTGCAAAATAAGATCAGCATTCTGACCGAAAAAGATCTTTTTGTTGCTATCAGTTTTGGCAAATGCTTGCGCGAAACGGTTGAAGCGGTTGAGCGGGCGAAACGGCATAACGTGCCGACACTTGGCATAACAGACAGCGTAAAGACCCCGATCGCACGCCTTTGCGATCAATACATTGTCGCATCCACCGCCCGAGCATCGTTTATTGATTCTTATGTCGCTCCTGTTGCTGCGATCAACGCCATTCTGATCGCGTATGCACACAGCCAGCCAAAACGGGCGCTGAAATTGCTGGAAGAGTTCGACAGGGAATCAACGTCAGGGTCTCGGTGGTACGGGGCCAAGGAAAATTCAGCCGCGGAAGCGGCCAAAATTATGCGGTCAAACGAATGA